In Plasmodium yoelii strain 17X genome assembly, chromosome: 6, one DNA window encodes the following:
- a CDS encoding PIR protein — MSYRVCDIIGAIDNFVNDPKIPGGYNSIGYSKDYCPDNNCDTDVKKVISTFIALVTLFNGIDNHEKLENDKLAEYAILWLSYKLNQKTQNGTTKLYDFYNENIKTNSKYNQHITAGDKINDDVIKNKIKSMNMNIKDISNFYDPFKSLCKMYIEVDANNKCMPCLENVGEFFEKCEKVKNTLDISKGSSYSRLWYNLSNDYDKFKEKYNSVKCGYVSSLVACPRSSVTKNTLIKIAIIFVVSSILLGVSYKYSLFGFRKKVKKRLRRKLKSLRRKWLIDI, encoded by the exons ATGTCTTATAGAgtg tGTGATATAATTGGTGCGATtgataattttgttaatgaTCCGAAAATCCCGGGAGGATATAATTCTATTGGTTATTCTAAGGATTATTGCCCTGATAATAACTGTGATACTGATGTCAAAAAAGTTATTTCTACTTTTATAGCATTGGTAACTTTATTTAATGGTATTGATAATCATGAAAAATTAGAGAATGATAAACTTGCTGAATATgctattttatggttaagttataaactaaatcaaaaaacacaaaatggAACCACCAAATTGTacgatttttataatgaaaatataaaaacaaatagtaAATATAATCAGCATATAACTGCTGGTGATAAGATTAATGAtgatgttataaaaaataaaataaaatcgatGAACAtgaatattaaagatatatctaatttttatgatccatttaaatcattatgtaaaaTGTATATTGAAGTTGATGCAAACAACAAATGCATGCCATGTTTAGAAAATGTTGgagaattttttgaaaaatgtgaaaaagttaaaaatacTTTGGATATTTCTAAAGGAAGTTCTTATTCACGACTATGGTataatttatcaaatgattatgataaatttaaagaGAAATATAATAGTGTTAAGTGTGGTTATGTCTCATCACTTGTAGCTTGTCCACGAAGTTcagtaacaaaaaatacactaattaaaattgcaattatatttgttgtatcatcaattttattgggagtttcttataag tattcgttatttggatttcggaaaaaagttaaaaaacgTTTAAGAAGAAAGCTAAAATCATTAAGAAGAAAATGGTTAATtgatatatga
- a CDS encoding fam-a protein — protein MSTFYINFFFFLLTISLCVNNKTLATELSPKTYTKYKSKKFTIFKSKKFTIFNSKKYYPVNDNTEEIYQKNKHLLYTDPEETRNACRFMNDALKQLEHHATSKDGYKRCCANPYRNIIFYKKKHRGHTIVEKIHYTIYDPNQYNELVNQLWDPDSNLLLNKFSVKKKIVRMYTPNLVMIQQRWKKWPWSREKYFYAIAAKYKTSENKTMIVMASANIIDHNRKNRKYFENKIVESANLFQAEIDSEDDIRNGKLKKMFVNLSGYIIEKRNKHTYITCVDSNDEHGSI, from the exons ATGAGTacgttttatattaatttttttttttttcttttaaccaTCTCCCTAtgtgtaaataataaaaccctTGCAACAGAGCTTTCTCCAAAAACATATACAAAatacaaatcaaaaaaatttacaatattcaaatcaaaaaaatttacaatattcaattcaaaaaaatattatcctGT cAATGATAATACAGaagaaatatatcaaaaaaacaaGCACCTATTATATACCGATCCCGAAGAAACTAGAAATGCGTGCAGATTTATGAATGAcgctttaaaacaattagaACATCATGCTACAAGTAAAGATGGTTATAAAAGGTGTTGTGCAAATCCTTATcggaatataattttttataaaaaaaagcaTCGAGGTCATACAATTGTTgaaaaaattcattatacAATTTATGATCCGAATCAG TATAATGAACTAGTAAACCAGTTATGGGATCCAGATAGTAacttattattaaataaattctctgttaaaa aaaaaattgtCCGTATGTACACTCCAAATTTAGTAATGATACAACAACGTTGGAAAAAATGGCCATGGTCTCGtgagaaatatttttatgctatAGCTGCAAAATATAAA acATCAGAAAACAAAACTATGATTGTCATGGCTTCAGCAAATATAATTGATCACAACcgtaaaaatagaaaatattttgaaaataaaatagtagaAAGTGCAAATTTATTTCAAGCTGAAATTGATTCTGAAGATGATATTAGaaatggaaaattaaaaaaaatgtttgttAACTTAAGTGGATAcattattgaaaaaagaaacaaaCATACTTATATCACATGTGTCGACTCT aaTGATGAACATGGTTccatttaa
- a CDS encoding PIR protein, translated as MDRYMCSIFQYITKNLEYDSSNERYKFKDDRDFTIYCTDGKCEEEIDKISAACLYFFDQFFKDNSVAKSNVNIVEYIMIWLSYMLIQTQSRENNSLNKFYTKHIKNGDQYKNNIEGVTAYKNYKDIIDKNDYFLSMDKSIISKLYDALTSLCSMYFNDDGHDPNCDQCKKAANTFVERYEETIKDPNISKNGLYRKILSILYTLSNDYDNLKKKNNDSSSLPSIKTKIYMPIYGFSSLIFLIENNFYILFLIFGIIIVFIGIYYKYSLSGFRNRFKKLYLRKKLKKMKKEWTINI; from the exons ATGGATAGGTATATG tGTAGTATCTTCCAGTATATAACGAAGAATTTAGAATATGATTCGAGTAATGaaagatataaatttaaagatGATAGAGATTTCACAATATATTGTACTGATGGAAAATGTGAAGAGGAAATCGATAAAATTAGTGCTgcatgtttatatttttttgatcaATTCTTTAAGGATAATTCTGTTGCAAAAAGTAACGTCAATATTGTTgaatacattatgatatggttaagttatatgttaatacaAACCCAAAGTAGAGAAAACAACAGtctaaataaattttatactaaacatataaaaaatggtgaccagtataaaaataatatagaagGTGTTACtgcttataaaaattataaggatattatagataaaaatgattattttttaagtatggATAAGAgcattatatctaaattatatgatgcattaaCATCATTATGTAGTATGTATTTTAACGATGATGGACACGACCCAAATTGCGATCAATGTAAGAAAGCTGCAAATACGTTTGTTGAAAGATATGAAGAAACTATCAAAGATCCTAATATTAGTAAAAATGGTTTATATCGTAAAATATtatctattttatatactttatcaaatgattatgataatttaaaaaagaaaaataacgATAGTTCATCCTTGCCATCGATAAAAACAAAGATTTATATGCCAATATATGGATTTTCATCATTAATTTTCTTGATagaaaacaatttttatatactttttttgatttttggtataataatagtttttataggaatttattataag tattcgttatctGGATTTCGGAATCGAtttaaaaaactatatttaaggaaaaaactaaaaaaaatgaagaaggaATGGaccattaatatatga
- a CDS encoding PIR protein — MDYPLCEKFDELKKSLPDELERHASVDFNKNENIKYYCPNGNSGHNECITELDKINAACLWLLNENITKGIDDLRNEQVEAFIIYIMIWLNYMLNLKKDGKITALKDFYTNHIENNTHYTNCTNGDNGCNKLKGKAGYNNFKDAIFKNMDFSNIDIKDISKFYDAFKSLCKMHTESNEGNIESTEYLEHANNIVDKFTKLNENSNVTRNTLYIQVWSTLSTDYNNFKNEHNDICMGFPSIPSMKITQHHIQSSEHGSVQNSGVTSSSLSIVKKLILALSIFSAITIILGIFYKCSLFVLRKRAQKQHLKEKLKNIKKRMNH, encoded by the exons ATGGATTACCCCCTg tgTGAAAAGTTTGATGAGTTAAAAAAAAGCTTACCCGATGAATTAGAAAGACATGCATCAGTcgattttaataaaaatgagaatATTAAGTATTACTGCCCTAATGGGAATTCAGGACACAACGAATGCATTACTGAGctcgataaaataaatgctgCATGCTTATGGTTGCTCAATGAAAATATTACTAAAGGGATTGATGATTTAAGGAATGAACAGGTTGAAgcgtttattatatatattatgatatggttaaattatatgttaaacctaaagAAAGATGGCAAAATCACCGCATTAAAAGATTTTTATACTAatcatatagaaaataatacgCATTATACTAATTGTACAAATGGTGATAATGGttgtaataaattaaaaggaaaagcgggatataataattttaaggatgccatatttaaaaatatggatttttcgaatattgatattaaagatatatctaaattttatgatgcatttaaatcattatgtaaaaTGCATACTGAATCTAATGAAGGCAATATAGAATCCACGGAATATTTGGAACATGCAAATAACATTGTTGACAAATTTACAAAACTTAATGAAAATTCTAATGTTACTAGAAACACTTTATATATTCAAGTATGGTCTACtttatcaactgattataataattttaaaaatgaacataatGATATTTGTATGGGTTTTCCATCCATTCCATCGATGAAAATAACACAACATCACATACAAAGTTCTGAACATGGTTCTGTACAAAATTCTGGTGTTACATCATCAAGCTTGTCgatagtaaaaaaattaattctaGCTTTATCAATATTTAGTGCAATAACAATCATTTTgggaattttttataag tgtTCGTTATTTGTATTACGGAAAAGagctcaaaaacaacatttaaaagaaaagctaaaaaatataaagaagagaatgaatcattaa
- a CDS encoding fam-a protein, which yields MNKGYIKIALALLSLAGYTQNVAFASEHDADVTIKANPARKKLLFEDFPELVCEDIDEALVAMKHAIDDSELLIKLSETVTDDYSAYSTEDGDKTIYSKKIGNMDIGRFHLTIPSASNYSKVLKKLWDFNNNKKPYKKFINGNLARVYSKYLILLEKFNTDLNYTPLTKNYALAAKVKKSNDTTVIICPSRPLNYLGQIDDETDMKEMLENTQSIETDIDPEEALTKLGTNIAGFVVKKGDDNVQVTYINAIYDSSNSTDFTNDKKERGLTYTNILSLAQRI from the exons ATGAATAAAGGATATATTAAGATTGCTTTGGCACTTTTAAGTCTCGCAGGATATACGCAAAATGTAGCATTTGCAAGCGAACATGATGCAGATGTTACTATTAAGGCCAACCCCGCACGCAAAAAACTATT ATTTGAGGATTTCCCAGAATTGGTATGTGAAGACATTGATGAAGCTTTAGTAGCAATGAAGCATGCAATAGATGATTCAGAACTTTTAATAAAGCTTTCTGAGACTGTTACAGACGATTACTCGGCCTATTCTACAGAAGATGGAGACAAAACTATATATTCTAagaaaattggaaatatggATATTGGAAGATTTCATCTTACGATACCATCTGCCTCTAAC taCTCTAAAGTATTAAAGAAACTCTGGGATTtcaataataacaaaaaaccctataaaaagtttattaatg gAAATCTTGCTCGTGTATACTCCAAATATTTAATTCTGCTTGAAAAATTTAACACAGATCTTAATTATACACCCCTCACAAAAAATTATGCTTTAGCCGCAAAAGTTAAA AAATCAAATGACACAACTGTAATTATTTGTCCTTCAAGACCTCTAAATTATCTTGGTCAAATCGATGATGAAACTGATATGAAAGAAATGTTAGAAAATACACAATCAATCGAAACTGACATAGATCCTGAGGAAGCATTAACCAAATTGGGTACTAACATAGCCGGATTTGTAGTTAAAAAAGGGGACGATAACGTTCAAGTTACTTATATCAACGCT ATTTATGACAGTAGTAATTCTACCGACTTTACCAACGATAAAAAAGAGAGAGGACTTACATATACAAATATCCTAAGCTTAGCACAACGCATTTGA
- a CDS encoding PIR protein — protein sequence MDYKLCEQFDTLRNYLPDELEKHKLVDFNKNENIKYYCPNGESGKTECKTDFDQIKAGCLWLFEQLFVKNNKNISTVEYIIIWLSYKLNQKTYDEAKDLNGFYKKYIENNTHYTSCKQDGLDCSNQLQTNTGYTNYKEIINKRKSLLNINIGNMSKFYDAFKLLCNMYTELNEKNTISKESLDNAKNFVAKYNELNNDFDKTKDDAYYQVFSTLSIDYNNFKSSCADSDDCNNIPSLTSTETAEIGMQSSEESCYVTLSTLSIVKKLILALLIFSAITIFLGIFFKCSLFVLRKRAQKEYLREKLKNIKKRMNH from the exons atgGATTATAAGCtg tgtgaacAGTTTGATACATTGAGAAACTATTTACCCGATGAATTAGAAAAACATAAATTAGTcgattttaataaaaatgagaatATTAAGTATTACTGCCCTAATGGAGAATCAGGGAAAACAGAATGTAAGACAGATTTCGATCAAATTAAGGCTGGATGTTTATGGTTGTTTGAGCAATTGTTTGtgaaaaataacaaaaatatcaGTACAGTTGAGTACATTatcatatggttaagttataaactaaATCAAAAGACGTATGACGAAGCCAAGGATCTAAATggtttttacaaaaaatatatagaaaataatacgCATTATACTAGTTGTAAGCAAGATGGTTTAGATTGTAGTAACCAATTACAAACTAATACGGGATATACTAATTATAAGGAAAtcataaataaaagaaaGAGTTTGttgaatattaatattggaaatatgtctaaattttatgatgcatttaaattattatgtaacatgtaCACTGAacttaatgaaaaaaacacAATATCTAAGGAATCTTTAGATAATGCTAAAAATTTTGTtgcaaaatataatgaacttAATAACGATTTTGATAAGACTAAAGATGACGCCTATTATCAAGTATTTTCTACATTATCAattgattataataattttaaaagttCTTGTGCTGATAGCGATGATTGTAACAATATTCCATCCCTTACATCGACAGAAACAGCAGAAATTGGTATGCAAAGTTCTGAAGAGAGTTGCTATGTTACATTATCAACTTTGTCgatagtaaaaaaattaattctagctttattaatattcagTGCAATAACAATCTTTTtgggaattttttttaag tgtTCGTTATTTGTATTGCGGAAAAGAGCTCAAAAAgaatatttaagagaaaagctaaaaaatataaagaagagaatgaatcattaa
- a CDS encoding fam-a protein, whose amino-acid sequence MSKGYIKIALVLLSLVGYTQNVAFASEQPSDVTKANPEPQKTVFEESTNLICTDLDEILLAINHIMEASELLIKLSKTGIDDYSSYSTENGDKTIYSKKIGNMDIGRLHLTIPSTSNYSNLLKDLWDFDDNNNSGGKFINGNPVRVYSKYLVMLEKLNTDPNYTPLIKKYALAANYKHSSDTIIILCPSRALNYLGQNDDKTDIKEMLVSTQPIQTDIDAEEALAKLDTNIAGFVIKTGDKDKVDVTYINAIYDSGNSTDFANDKKERGLAYTNILSIAQRI is encoded by the exons ATGAGTAAAGGATATATTAAGATTGCTTTGGTACTTTTAAGTCTCGTAGGATATACGCAGAATGTAGCATTTGCAAGCGAACAGCCTTCAGATGTTACTAAGGCCAACCCCGAACCCCAAAAAACAGT ATTTGAGGAATCCACAAACTTGATATGTACAGACCTtgatgaaattttattagcAATAAATCATATAATGGAAGCTTCAGaacttttaataaaactttcCAAGACTGGTATAGACGATTATTCGTCCTATTCTACAGAAAATGGAGACAAAACTATATATTCTAagaaaattggaaatatggATATTGGAAGACTTCATCTTACGATCCCTTCTACCTCTAAC taCTCTAACTTATTAAAGGACCTCTGGGATTTCGATGATAACAACAACTCTGGTGGCAAGTTTATTAAtg GAAATCCTGTTCGTGTATACTCCAAATATTTAGTCATGCTTGAAAAACTTAACACAGATCCTAATTATACACCcctcataaaaaaatatgctttAGCCGCAAATTATAAA CATTCAAGTGACACAATTATAATTCTTTGTCCTTCAAGAGCTCTAAATTATCTCGGtcaaaatgatgataaaactGATATAAAAGAAATGTTAGTAAGTACCCAGCCAATCCAAACTGACATTGATGCTGAGGAAGCATTAGCCAAATTGGATACTAACATAGCTGGATTTGTAATTAAAACAGGGGACAAAGATAAAGTTGATGTTACTTATATCAATGCT ATTTATGATTCTGGCAATTCTACCGACTTTGCCAACGATAAAAAAGAGAGAGGACTTGCATATACAAATATCCTAAGCATAGCACAACGCATTTGA
- a CDS encoding fam-a protein yields the protein MNKFYIQIVFFLLIIPIYVNNKTLATELVPKKDTKRYPTSEKIYKKNKHLLCTNRNESRKACKFMNDALKHLEHHATSKDGYKKCCGNPSEYMVFYKKKHKKHTKIQKVKYIIDDPNKYNEIINEVWDPNSGNYFYPGSVKKKIVRMYTPNLVMIQQRWKKWPWSREKYFYAIAAKYKISKNKTMIVMASANIIDHNRKNKKYFENKIVESANLFQAEIDSEDDIRNGELKKMFVNLSGYIVEKRKNHIYIIYVDSNDEHGSI from the exons ATGAAtaagttttatattcaaattgttttttttcttttaatcaTCCCCATAtatgtgaataataaaaccCTTGCAACTGAGCTTGTTCCAAAAAAAGATACAAAACGTTATCCTAC ttcagaaaaaatatataaaaaaaacaaacaccTACTATGTACCAATCGCAATGAATCTAGAAAAGCGTGCAAATTTATGAATGACGCTTTAAAACATTTAGAACATCATGCTACAAGTAAAGATGGTTATAAAAAGTGTTGTGGAAATCCTTCTGAGTATATggttttttataaaaaaaaacataaaaagcatacaaaaattcaaaaagttaaatatataattgatgaTCCGAATAAG tataatgaaataataaacgAGGTGTGGGATCCAAATAGTggcaattatttttatccagGCTCGGTTAAAA aaaaaattgtCCGTATGTACACTCCAAATTTAGTAATGATACAACAACGTTGGAAAAAATGGCCATGGTCTCGtgagaaatatttttatgctatAGCTGCAAAATATAAA ataTCAAAAAACAAAACTATGATTGTCATGGCTTCAGCAAATATAATTGATCACAAccgtaaaaataaaaaatattttgaaaataaaatagtagaAAGTGCAAATTTATTCCAAGCTGAAATTGATTCTGAAGATGATATTAGAAATggagaattaaaaaaaatgtttgttAACTTAAGTGGATACATTgttgaaaaaagaaagaaccatatttatatcatctaTGTCGACTCT aaTGATGAACATGGTTccatttaa
- a CDS encoding fam-a protein, giving the protein MNKFYIQIVFFLLIIPLYVNNKTLATELVPKKDTKHKSKKNTTFKSIKYYPTYDNTKEIYQKNKHLLYTDPKETINAYKFMNDALKQLEHHATSKGYTSCGGIPSKNIVFYKKKHRGHTKILKAEYLIYDTNQYNELLNELWDPDCDQYINKDHVKKKIVRMYTPNLVMIQQRCKKHPWSREKYFYAIAAKYKISKNKAIFVMASANIIDHNRKNKKYFENKIVESANLFQAEVDSEDDIRNGKIKKTFVNLSGYINDEHGSI; this is encoded by the exons atgaataaattttatattcaaattgttttttttcttttaatcaTTCCCCTAtatgtgaataataaaaccCTTGCAACTGAGCTTGTTCCAAAAAAAGATACAAAAcacaaatcaaaaaaaaatacaacattcaaatcaataaaatattatcctAC ctatgataatacaaaagaaatatatcaaaaaaacaaacaccTATTATATACCGATCCCAAAGAAACTATAAATGCGTACAAATTTATGAATGACGCTTTAAAACAGTTAGAACATCATGCTACAAGTAAAGGTTATACAAGTTGTGGTGGAATTCCTTCTAAgaatatagttttttataaaaaaaaacatcgaGGTCATACAAAAATTCTAAAAGCTGAATATCTAATTTATGATACGAATCAG TATAATGAACTACTAAACGAGTTATGGGATCCTGATTGTGaccaatatataaataaagaccatgttaaaa aaaaaattgtCCGTATGTACACTCCAAATTTAGTAATGATACAACAACGTTGCAAAAAACATCCGTGGTCTCGtgagaaatatttttatgctatAGCTGCAAAATATAAA ataTCAAAAAACAAAGCTATATTTGTCATGGCTTCAGCAAATATAATTGATCACAAccgtaaaaataaaaaatattttgaaaacaaAATAGTAGAAAGTGCAAATTTATTCCAAGCTGAAGTTGATTCTGAAGATGATATtagaaatggaaaaataaaaaaaacgttTGTTAACTTAAGTGGATACATT AATGATGAACATGGTTCCATTTAA
- a CDS encoding PIR protein gives MNKEVCKKFQELRDLLPDYLNAKFSYEFTNGKAFEEYCTGYKCDDDTGKINAGCLYLFDAFFKNSANFVSVAKSNINIVEYIMIWLSYMLNFIRTDENESIYPFYNYIICSDEKYNDKINDVNAYENYKDLIDKKENLMSISIIDMSNFYDAFILLCDMYIEHEKNPSCDNYLNNAKKFVEMYDELNEDYYNGEGSPYNQLLSTLSDDYCNLKKKYNSLGCNNSPSLPTYSRKFVIKRTLIPIAFMIVALSIFLGIEYKYSSLGFRKRSQKQCLREKIKNIMKKMIH, from the exons atgaataaggaagtg TGTAAAAAGTTCCAGGAACTAAGGGATTTGCTTCCCGATTATTTGAACGCTAAATTTAGCTATGAATTTACAAATGGGAAAGCTTTCGAAGAGTACTGTACTGGTTATAAATGTGATGATGATACCGGTaaaattaatgctggatgtttatatttgtttgatgCATTCTTTAAGAATTCTGCTAATTTTGTATCTGTTGCAAAAAGCAacatcaatattgttgaatacattatgatatggttaagttatatgttaaacttTATCAGAACTGATGAAAACGAAAGTATATAccctttttataattatattatatgtagtGATGAgaaatataatgataaaataaatgatgttAATGCTTATGAGAattataaggatcttatagataaaaaagaaaatttgaTGAGTATTAGTATTATAGATAtgtctaatttttatgatgcatttatattattatgtgacaTGTATATTGAGCATGAAAAAAACCCAAGTTGcgataattatttaaataatgctAAAAAGTTTGTTGAAATGTATGATGAGCTTAATGAAGATTATTATAATGGTGAAGGCAGCCCCTATAATCAATTATTATCTACATTATCAGATGATTAttgtaatttaaaaaaaaaatataatagtcTTGGATGCAATAATTCTCCATCACTTCCAACATATTCACGAAAATTCGTAATAAAAAGGACACTAATTCCAATTGCATTTATGATTGTTGCATTATCAATTTTCTTGGGAATTGaatataag tattcgtcacttggatttcggaaacgatctcaaaaacaatgtttaagagaaaaaataaaaaatataatgaagaaaatgattcattaa
- a CDS encoding fam-b protein has translation MRVSILKYALFSIFICSFEYGKNELCLERNIINIRNNRILSDGDNQFNLHEFYESTSSVENQVNDHDNDDEKNISIRNTVDSHVKKNKKSKKSLYSKNVDKKRKKLIHGHHKEIKEIEEIEEIEETEKEIDNTNNNKLAIVPIENNSVSEELENEGNIVVSEHYEINSSIEDELNDKLELNKMVNGLITKVVFLNMLVFALSVNEWIEIGLIIMSVALSFEIFFRFYQYLKLRFKVYKRSLKKKESPKKKTSNE, from the exons ATGAGAGTcagtattttaaaatatgctcttttttcaatttttatttgttcttTTGAATATGGGAAAAAT GAATTATGCCTTGAaaggaatataataaatattaggAATAATAGGATATTATCAGATGGAGATAACCAATTTAATTTACATGAATTTTATGAATCAACTTCGAGTGTTGAAAATCAAGTTAATGACCACGATAATGatgacgaaaaaaatatatctattcGAAATACTGTAGATTCACATGTAAAgaagaataaaaaaagtaagaAATCactttattcaaaaaatgtagataaaaaaaggaaaaagttAATTCATGGACATCAcaaagaaataaaagaaatagaaGAAATAGAAGAAATAGAAGAAACAGAAAAAGAGAttgataatacaaataataataaattagcaATAGTACCgatagaaaataattctgTATCAGAAGAATTGGAAAATGAAGGAAATATCGTAGTGAGTGAGCATTATGAGATCAATTCAAGTATCGAAGACGAATTAAATGATAAACTAGAGTTAAACAAAATGGTCAACGGATTAATTACGAAGGTGGTGTTTTTGAATATGCTTGTTTTTGCGTTATCGGTAAACGAATGGATTGAAATTGGACTTATTATTATGAGTGTAGCCCTTtcatttgaaatattttttagattttaTCAATACCTTAAATTAcgttttaaagtatataaaagatccctcaaaaaaaaagaatcccccaaaaaaaaaacatcaaatgaataa
- a CDS encoding fam-a protein: MNKFYIQIAFFLLIIPLYVNNKTLATELVPKKDAKSESKKSYPVNDNTKEIYQKNKHLLYTDIEETINACKFMNAALKQLEHHATSKGYKRCCANHSKNIVFYKKKHRDNTKIIKAEYIIYEPNKYNELLNKIWDPDNGLYLNKADIKKKIVRVYTPNLVMIQQRSRRWPWSRRKYFYALAAKFKISEKKTIIVMASANIIDHNRKNKKYFENKIIENANLFEAEIDSEDDIRNGKIKKTFVNLIGYIVEKRKDRIYIIYIESMSSIQILIIY; the protein is encoded by the exons ATGAAtaagttttatattcaaattgctttttttcttttaatcaTACCCCTAtatgtgaataataaaaccCTTGCAACTGAGCTTGTTCCAAAAAAAGATGCAAAATCCGAATCAAAAAAATCGTATCCTGT caatgataatacaaaagaaatatatcaaaaaaacaaGCACCTATTATATACCGATATCGAAGAAACTATAAATGCGTGCAAATTTATGAATGCcgctttaaaacaattagaACATCATGCTACAAGTAAAGGTTATAAAAGGTGTTGTGCAAACCATTCTAAgaatatagttttttataaaaaaaaacatcgagataatacaaaaattataaaagctgaatatataatttatgagCCGAATAAG TATAATGAACTATTAAACAAGATATGGGATCCCGATAATGGCCTGTATTTAAATAAAGCCGATATTAAAA aaaaaattgtCCGTGTGTACACTCCAAATTTAGTAATGATACAACAACGTTCCAGAAGATGGCCGTGGTCTCGccgtaaatatttttatgctttaGCTGCAAAATTTAAA atatcagaaaaaaaaactataattGTCATGGCTTCAGCAAATATAATTGACCACAAccgtaaaaataaaaaatattttgaaaacaaaataatagaaaatgcAAATTTATTCGAAGCTGAAATTGATTCTGAAGATGATATtagaaatggaaaaataaaaaaaacgttTGTTAACTTAATTGGATACATTGTTGAAAAAAGAAAGGACCGTATTTATATCATCTATATCGAATCTATGAGCAGTATACagattttaataatatactaa